The genomic segment TGGTCGCAAGATCGTAAGATAATTGAAGCATTTCTTTGTTGTCTTCAATCTTTTTAGGCATGGTTTTAGAGCCACGGAATGTCACATCTAAAACACTTTGTGGATTTGCGATTAGCTTATCGACACCTCCTACACCTGTCAGCATTGCCAATGCGGTTTTTTCTCCGACACCTGGTAAGCCTGGTATGTTATCGGCTTTATCACCCATCATGGCCAATAAGTCGATAATGAGCTCGGGTCCAACGCCAAATTTTTCGGTTACTTCAGCTGGGCCCATAATGGTATCTGTCATGGTATTAATGAGTGTGACATTGTCATCAACTAATTGCGCCATATCTTTATCACCCGTGCTGATAAGGGTGGCGCGGCCTTCTTTACTGGCTTTTAGTGCAATAGTACCGATGACATCATCAGCTTCGACACCTGGAATACAAATTAGGGGTAATCCCAGCGCATGAATAATGGCGTGAAGTGGGGCGATTTGTGAGCGTAAATCATCCGGCATAGGAGGACGCTGTGCTTTGTACTCACTATACATATCATTACGGAATGTTTTTCCTTTAGCGTCGAAAACCACTGCAATATGGCTAGGGTTATAGCGACTCATTAAGCTGCGAAGCATATTGACTACACCATAAACAGCACCTGTTGCTTCGCCTTTTGAATTAGTCAAATGTGGTGGTGCATAAAACGCACGATAAAGATAAGAAGATCCATCCACAAGGACGAGTGGGTTATTGGGGATTGTTGGCATAGTCTGTTTTCATTTTCAGTATTCTGAGATGGCCTTAGAATGCCACATACAAGGATTTTCGGCCACGGAAAATTATCTCTCAGGCTGTGGATAACTCTGTGAGTGAATTAATTTATCTTATAAAGGTGTTTTAATTACGACTGGGAATAAAACGTTTAAACTATTGAAAATAAATGTTTTTTAATATTTTTGTGAGTTTAATTGTAGTTTTTAAAAATATTCCTAATTTGTGGACTTTTTTAATATCTTTCTTGATTTAGTCAATTATTTGGTACAGTTTTTAAACCATGAAATAATTTCGAGAAACTAAGTTAGCATGTTTTTTAATCAGATCAATAGATTTGTTTAAAAAAAGTTAAATTAAGCCACTTTATAGGGATCTAAAATGAAAAATATTGCTGTGTTACTGAGCGGTTGTGGTGTTTATGATGGCGCAGAAATACACGAGTCAGTGTTAACCTTGCTGGCGTTATCAAAAGCGGGGGCTAATTATCAATGCTTTGCACCTGATGTTGAACAAATGCATGTGGTGAATCATCTTAATGGCGAAATAAATGCTGCAGAAACTCGTAACGTTTTGCAAGAGTCTGCCAGAATTTGTCGCGGTGAAGTGCTAAACGTTCAGTCATTAGATATCACTGAATATGATGGTTTGATTGTGCCTGGCGGTTTTGGTGCGGCAAAAAACTTATGCGATTTTGCCGTCGCAGGAAGTGGCAGTACAGTTGAGCCTAGTGTCGAAGCGTTTATTCAAGAATTTGCTTTAGTGAAGAAACCTATCGGGTTTATGTGCATTGCGCCGGTTATGATCCCTAGCATTTTTAAAACCAACCCTATTGGCACGATCGGTAATGATAGTGGAACCGCCCAGGCCTTCACGGAAATGGGGGGCGAGCACCGTGATGCTACCGTTGAAGATATTATCGTTGATACACACAATAACATCGTATCCACACCTGCTTACATGCTTGCGAATAGCATTGCAGAGGCAAATGTAGGTATTGAAAAGCTAGTGGCTAAAGTACTTGAAATGACGTGATTAAAAAATGTACTTGTCATACATTACTCTTAACGCTGAACTGGAATGAAGGGACATATTCGATTCTCGATAGCTTAACCTGTGAAGCTATCGAGACAGGAGTTACTGATCGACCCGAGTATTGCTTTGCCTTTGGCTATCAAAAAAGCCTTGCGCTAACCCGACTAACAAGCCTCCGATATGTGCGCCGTTGGCTATTGGCATTCCCAATAGATCGGTAAAGCCTAAAACTAACCAAATCAGCATAAAAGTCATATAACTATTGGGTAAGCCAATACCTGCATCTGGTTTTCGTTGACCCATAATCCAAGTATATCCAACAACGGCGTAAACGACGCCAGATAAACCACCAAAGTTAGGGCCTGTCATCATATATTGCACTAGGCTTGGCAAGGTGCCGGCAACGACCAGTAATATCAACAGTGGTCGTGTGCCAAGTTTTGTTTCTATTTTACCGCCTAAATACCACCACCAAAGTAAATTGAAGATAAGATGCATGGCTGAAAAGTGCATTAAGCTAGGGGTAAAGGCACGCCAAACTTGGCTAAAGTCGCTACCAGGAACTGCCCCAAAGAAGGACAAAGCGCTAAAAACGTGATTAGCAAAGCCGAGGTTCATCGCTGCAAAGACAACCATGCAGATAAAAAAAGTGATTAGGGTTAAAGGGCCTGCTCCGGTAATAAATTGTTGCACTAAGCCTAAAGAGGACGAGCCATAATCGAGCTTAGTTTGGGTTGAACCATTATCCCAAGAGGCTTCTAAATATTTCTTTTGATATGGGTTTTGTCTAAAAAGCTCAAATTCATGTTTTGCTTGTTCAGCTTTTGTTTCATCATACACGACCAGAGATACCCCGTTTGCAGTCACAACGGGTACACACTCAATATCTAACCCTTTCAAGTAGTCGATAAAGGCTTGAGCTGCGCGAGCGTGGGGTAACTGGCCGATTTCAATCATGCGTGCGCTGCGCTCCAAGCTGTAAAGCCACCGTCTAAGCTATATACGTCATCAAATCCTTGTTCAATTAAGTAACCTGCAGCACCTTGACTACTAATGCCGTGATAACAGACAACGACTAATGGCATATCCATGTCCGCTTCTGCTATTACATGAGCAATGTTTTCATTAGTGAGATGAATTGATCCTTCAATATGACCTGCTGCATAACTCGCAGCATCACGGATATCGACAATTTGGACATCATTTGAGTCTGCTGTCATATGGATTAATTCATTGATTGAAAGGTGCTTAAATGTGCTCATGCTATACCGCTGCTATGTGAAATGGGATAAAAGTAATAACTGAAGTATCTAATAAGGGGCTGTATTGATACAACCCCTTTATTATTGCG from the Shewanella japonica genome contains:
- the glpG gene encoding rhomboid family intramembrane serine protease GlpG, giving the protein MIEIGQLPHARAAQAFIDYLKGLDIECVPVVTANGVSLVVYDETKAEQAKHEFELFRQNPYQKKYLEASWDNGSTQTKLDYGSSSLGLVQQFITGAGPLTLITFFICMVVFAAMNLGFANHVFSALSFFGAVPGSDFSQVWRAFTPSLMHFSAMHLIFNLLWWWYLGGKIETKLGTRPLLILLVVAGTLPSLVQYMMTGPNFGGLSGVVYAVVGYTWIMGQRKPDAGIGLPNSYMTFMLIWLVLGFTDLLGMPIANGAHIGGLLVGLAQGFFDSQRQSNTRVDQ
- the elbB gene encoding isoprenoid biosynthesis glyoxalase ElbB, translated to MKNIAVLLSGCGVYDGAEIHESVLTLLALSKAGANYQCFAPDVEQMHVVNHLNGEINAAETRNVLQESARICRGEVLNVQSLDITEYDGLIVPGGFGAAKNLCDFAVAGSGSTVEPSVEAFIQEFALVKKPIGFMCIAPVMIPSIFKTNPIGTIGNDSGTAQAFTEMGGEHRDATVEDIIVDTHNNIVSTPAYMLANSIAEANVGIEKLVAKVLEMT
- the glpE gene encoding thiosulfate sulfurtransferase GlpE, encoding MSTFKHLSINELIHMTADSNDVQIVDIRDAASYAAGHIEGSIHLTNENIAHVIAEADMDMPLVVVCYHGISSQGAAGYLIEQGFDDVYSLDGGFTAWSAAHA